The genomic stretch CTTGCCGCGTGCCGGGCGGAGCCGCCGCCCGCCGTTCCGGTTTCCGATGGAGAAAGCCTGGTAGCCGCGGGGAGGACCGTCTTTGTCAATAACTGCGCCCGGTGCCATGGCGCCAGAGGGCAGGGCGCTTTCGGCCCAACCCTCGTCGGAGATGGCGTCCTCGATAAGTATGAAAATGCCCAGGCACTATTCGATATGGTTTCCGTGGCTATGCCTTATGACGCTCCCGGCACGCTCTCCCGGGAACAATACCTGCAGGTTATCAGCTTCCTGATTACGGAGAACCAATATACCGCGCCGAAAGAGATCGAGCCGGACAGGCTGGCCGACATCTCGTTGAGCAGGTAATGCGGCGTTGGTTTGGCAGGGACTTGCCTCCGGCGCCCAGGAAATTCTCTGTGGGGGAGGTGGTGCTGCCGGAGGGCTCAACATACGGCAAGTAACAGTGCCAATCGCTGACCTGGTTTCCATACCGCGGGTCCGCTTAGAGACTACCGCACGCGATAGCGTAAGGAAACCTGGCGGGGAGACCCGCCGGATATGGAATTATCAAAATACAAGGTATAGGTACCCGTGTTTTGTGCCCTGATTTCGAAGCTATGTCCGCCCACAGCGCGTTCAACGCCGTAAACCAGTTCCCCCTCGGGGCCGGTTACATAGAAATCGATGGAAGCGCGTTCGCCGCTAACGCTGAAAGTGCCTCCCACGATCCGTCGTTCCTGCAGCAATACTGCCACTGTATGTTTCTGCCCCGGCTCAACAGTAAAGGATTCCTCGATGAAAGACGAGCCAGCCGGCGCTCCGGGAAACGTGGCGCACCCGGCCAGCGCCATCGCCAGAGTCAACTGTATCAGGATAACCAGGCTAATCCGTTTCATCACAGTATTTTAATGCTTATCAAGCCAGCACGCAATACGTACTGGCTTCAGCCTGGAAGTTGCCATTTCCTGATAGATACGGTATTATGACGCCGTTGAGTTATTCGGTGCTTTAGCGTTTATATGGTGTCAGCAATGTACTATTTTGCCTATGCCTCCAATCTAAACCACAAGCAAATGAAGGAGCGCTGCCCGGACAGCAAGCCGGAGTTTACGGCTACCCTGCCTAATTATAAACTGGTATTTGTCGGCTGGTCCCGGCAATACCACGGGGGAATAGCCAGTATCAAGCCATTAAGGGGGGAGAAGGTGCTGGGGGCTGTCTATGAAATTTCGGACAGGGATTTGAGGAGACTTGACAGCTATGAGGGTTATCCCAGAGACTATAACCGGTTCAATGTCACCGTATTCAGCGAGGACGGGGAACAGGTACCGGCAATAACCTATATCAAGGCCGGTCGCGCGGAAGAGACACCGCCTTCACCGGAGTATCTGGCAATAATTCAGCAGGGGTACCGGGACTGGGAGATAGTTTAATCCGGCGGCAGTGCCCGGCAGGGAGGACTCCGCCGGGAAATATTGACTAACGGATTTTATTAGGCTACAATGGAGTTAGCAGTCTGGTGGGGAGAGTGCTAATCCCAGTATGGTAATCGGTCGCCCGGAATATGGAATTTCAATGTTGCTTCGATTAACCGGAAGGCAACAATAAGTCCTGTGATTCTTTAGCGGGACTGCCAGACTTTTTTAAGGTGTCAGTTGTTTTTATGCCATCTCTAGCGATGATAATCCAGCAATTTCTCTTAAACGGATAATTACTTGAGGGCATGACAATAACAAGGAGGTGATAGATTTGCCCATTTACGTATACGAGTGTCCCTGTTGTTCATCCCGTTTCGAGCTAAGGCAGAGCTTTAGCGATAAGGCTAAGGGAACCTGTCCACAATGCGGTGAGGACGCCACACGTATCTTCTGGCCGGCTCCCATAATCTTCAAGGGGTCCGGGTTCTACGTTACCGATTACAGGAATGACCGTGGCCATGCTTCAGGTAATGGCAATGGTGACGCCAAGGTCGGCAGTAAAACGGAAGACGCGTAGTGTGCGGAGAAAGTCTGTCCCCTATCCCGCAGATTAGAGAGGAATGATAATGGCAATGAAGACCGAAGCAGACAATGAAGGTGCAAAAGCAACGGAAATCGGGGAGATAACCTTTACGTGCAAGCTGTGTGAGAAGTCCAGGCCGCTTGATGATATGGTGGTGGTAATGAAATATTTCCCGCCAGTGGTAGTATGCCGTGATTGCGAAAAGAAGATACGGTAGGGACTAAGGACTTAGCACTGCGCGCGTCTCTGTCAGATAACTGTTAAAAGGTGAGAGATTGCTCAAATCAATCTCTCATTTTATTTTTAGACTACTGGAGAATGAGCAAAATGACCCTGGCTATATTGTATCGTCCGGAATTAAGAGAGTATGATTTTGGCCCCGGGCATCCCTTTCGCGGGGACCGCTACGAGATATTCCCCCGGTTTCTACGGGAGAACCTGACTGAGAGTAGCTATCAGTTTCTCCAGGCGGAGCCGGCAACTGATGAAGATTTACTATTAATCTGCCAGAAGGACTACATTGATTTTACCCGGGGGTTTTACCGGGCGGCAAACCTGGGGCTGACTTATCCCGACGAGTTTTACCGGTTTCAGAGCGGGGATAACCTGCCCGCCGCCAAACCGGGAAAGCTGGAAGAAGCCGCCAGGTTGATCGTTGGCCAGGCGAAGATGGCCTGTGATTTGACTCAGCAGGGTGAATTCGCCAAAGCGGTGTCTATCGGCGGGGGGATGCATCATGCCCGCGCGGCTTACGGGGAGGGATTTTGCCTTTATAACGATGTTGCCTTCTGCGGGCTGTATTTATTGAAGCAACATAAGCTGGAAAGAGTCCTGATACTGGATACGGACGCCCATACCGGTAATGGTACCAGCGAATACTTTTACCAGGAGCCGAAGGTGTTGTTCATTGACCTGCACCAGGACCCCAGAAGCATCTATCCCGGTACCGTTTTTAGCTATCAGATTGGCGTCGGCAGTGGAAAAGGCTTCACCGTCAACGTCCCGATGCCGGTCAATGCCGGTTATGATTCTTACCGGCTCGCTTTTGAAGCGATTGTGGAACCACTGGCTGAGGAGTTCAAGCCGCAGGTGATAATCCGCAACGGCGGCTCGGACCCCCATTTTGCGGATGGGCTGACGTCTCTGGGGCTGCCGGTGAGCGGCTTCAGGATGATTGGAGAGAAGGTCAGGAAGATGGCCGGGATTTATGGTGACGGGAAGGTTATTGACCTGATTGCCTCCGGTTATAACAAGAAGGTACTGCCCTATGCCTGGCTGGCCCTGGTTACCGGACTGGCTGATATTAGACTTGAAGTAGCCGAACCGGAGCCGGTCCCGCCCGGATTCGGCGCGGATCCCGCTTTGCCGGAGACGGAAAAAGTCGTCAGGGAAGTTAAGGAACAGCTTAAAGACTACTGGTCATGCTTGAGATAAAGTGCCGGCTGCGGTAAGTATATC from Dehalococcoidales bacterium encodes the following:
- a CDS encoding zinc ribbon domain-containing protein is translated as MPIYVYECPCCSSRFELRQSFSDKAKGTCPQCGEDATRIFWPAPIIFKGSGFYVTDYRNDRGHASGNGNGDAKVGSKTEDA
- a CDS encoding emp24/gp25L/p24 family protein; translation: MKRISLVILIQLTLAMALAGCATFPGAPAGSSFIEESFTVEPGQKHTVAVLLQERRIVGGTFSVSGERASIDFYVTGPEGELVYGVERAVGGHSFEIRAQNTGTYTLYFDNSISGGSPRQVSLRYRVR
- a CDS encoding c-type cytochrome; translated protein: MAPVILAACRAEPPPAVPVSDGESLVAAGRTVFVNNCARCHGARGQGAFGPTLVGDGVLDKYENAQALFDMVSVAMPYDAPGTLSREQYLQVISFLITENQYTAPKEIEPDRLADISLSR
- a CDS encoding gamma-glutamylcyclotransferase family protein yields the protein MYYFAYASNLNHKQMKERCPDSKPEFTATLPNYKLVFVGWSRQYHGGIASIKPLRGEKVLGAVYEISDRDLRRLDSYEGYPRDYNRFNVTVFSEDGEQVPAITYIKAGRAEETPPSPEYLAIIQQGYRDWEIV